ACCGTCACGCCGATACGCACCATGTCGGCCAGGTTGGCGCCCTTTCCACCCAGCAGGCCCTTGACCCTGTCCCAGTCTCCGCCCAACTCGCTGTGCAGCCGATCAATTTCGTCGAAAAAATACATCCACCGTTTGCTCATGAGCTCACCTCCTCCATCCAGAATGGGTTTTTCGTTCGAACGAAGTTTTAAGTTTTAAGTTTTAAGGGTTAAGTTTTAAGTTTTAAGTTTTAAGTTTTAAGGGTTAAGGGTTAAGGGTTAAGGGTTAAGGGGCAGATGATACGCCTGTAAAATCAAAACGTTCCCATCCTCCCCTTTTCCCTATTCCTCTGGCCAATCGGCAAAGCCACTGGGCCACCAGGCGGTTCGCCTCCGAAGTTTTCAGCGAAACGCGCAGGAACCGGGAATCGAGTCCATGAAAATTGCTGCAGTCCCTCAGCAGGATGCGGTGGGTCCGAACCGTCTCTTCAACGACGCTGGAGGCCGAAAGACCCGCGGGAAGGCGGACGAGCAGGAAACTCGTTGCGGAAGGAAACACCCTCAACCCGGCTTCTTTCGACAGGATTTCCACCATGGCCCGTTTTTCGGCCTCGAAGAATCGCCTCGTTTCCGCAATGAATGCATCCGTGGGGCATTGGGGATCGAGCAGAAAGCAGGCAGCCTCCTGTGCGAGCGCATTCACGCACCAGGGCTGTTGCGCCTGCCGGAATCGCCGGATGAGTTGGGGATTCGCGCTGATGGCAAAACCGATTCGAAGCCCGGGAATCCGGAAGATTTTGGACAGGGAATGCAGCACGATGACATTGGGCAGATCGCTGCCCAGAAGCGTGCCGGTCTCCTCCGCATCCGAAAACGGCAGGTAGGATTCATCCACAACGATGGTGCGCCGATCGTTTCTCCGGCAGAAGTTCTCCAGCGCATCACGGGGGATCAGGTTTCCGGTCGGATTGTTGGGGTTGCAGATCACGACGGTATCACAGTCCCGCTCTTCGGCATCCAGATCGTCCAGCGCATGGCAAAAATCCGCTTCAGGCGTTGCCAGCCGATGCACGAGCGCTGCTCCGCCCAACCGGAAGGCATCGGCGTAATCCGAATAGGTCGGCCCGAAGATCAGCACGTTCCGGCAATCGAGAATACCCGGCAGGGCGTAGATGAATTGCGTGGTCCCGTTCCCGACGAGCACCCTGGCGGGATCGATGCCGTAGCGCCTGCCAAATCGGCGGATCACCCCCGATGCGTCCGCTTCGGGAAGCGCGCCGATCGTCTCCATCCGATTTCGGAGCCGCTCCACGAGGCCGTCCATCGGACCGAGCGGATTGACGTTGCTGCTCATATCGATGATCTCATCGGGCGGGCAGCCCAGGACCGATGCCCAGTAATGATAATTTCCGCCATGTCCGGTCAGCATCCGCCACCCCCAAGGGCTGCGGCAAGCAGCAGGGCCGTTTCGCTCACTTCGATCAGGCCGCCCATCATATCTCCCGTGATGCATCCCATGCGTTTTCGATACCAGCCAAGAACGATCAGCACCGAGGCGGCATAGACGCCAAGCAGCAGCAAAGCCCGCCACCCGAGAACCGCGCAGGCCAGCACCGGCAAAACGCCGATTGCCCATGCCACCCACGGCACCGGTTCATCAAAAAAGGCCTTTCCCGTTCCGCTCTGCCTGCCATAGGGAAGGGTTTTCATCGCAATGAGCGCCGTAGCGCGTGAAAGGGCCGGAATCAGGATGAGCAAAAGCGTCCTCTCCGGCCCCACGGCAGCCAGCGCGGCCCATTTGAGGATCAGGCAGCTCGCGATGGCCACCACCCCCATGGCGCCCACCCGGCTGTCTTTCATGATCTCGAGCGCCCGATCCCGGCTGCGGTAGCCCAGAAGGCCGTCCGCCGTATCCCCCAGACCGTCGAGATGGAAGGCTCCGCTCAGGGCGGCCAGCAGAACGATGTCCACCACGGATGCGACCGATTTCGGCCACAGCCACAACAGAACGCCATCGAGCATGGAAATCATGGCCCCCAGGATGAGGCCGACCACCGGGAACCAGGGCAGCGCCTTTGCGGGCGAAAAGGCATCGTCATCGTGAAAGGGCAGGATGCTCAGGAAACTGATGGCCTGGACCAGGTACTTCATGCCGGTTTCTCCTTGCCCCGGATGACCACCGGAATACCCGCAACCATCCAGATCACCTGGTCGGCCATGCCGGCAATCCGCCGGTTCACCCAGCCGACAGCGTCCCGATACGCCCTCGCCACGGGCTGCTCGGGCACCATGCCCATTCCCACCTCACCGGATACAAATACGACCGGGCAGGGCAGAGCCGAGAGCCCATCGCTCAATTCCGCAAAGGCCTTTTCGACATCCGGCCCCCCGTTCCACAACAAATCGGCCACCCAGAGCGTCAGGCAATCCACCAGAACCACGCCGCCCGCAACGGCTGCCGCCCGAATGGCGGACCCGAGATTCCCCGGACTCTCCACGACCTGCCAGGAAGCGTCCCGCTCCCGCTGGTGCCTGGCCACCCGTTGCCGCATCTCCTCGTCCTCCGGCCGGCATGTCGCAATGAATACCCGATCCCGCTGCGCCATGGATTCCGCAACATGCAGGGCATGGTCGCTCTTTCCGCTTCTGCAGCCCCCGATCACGAGCACGATGGACATGCATCCTCCACAAGCCTTCGAATTGCGTCAAGATCGAGATGGGCCTGCAAGTGCTCGGACAACAGGTCATAAGCCCGGTCCCTTCCGGCCGGTCCGTGCACCGCCTCCGCCGCCAGCGCACCCAGACCGATCGAGGACAGCCACCTGGCCGTCACGGCCGGCATATCGAAAAAACCATGAAGATACGTCCCCATCACCCTCCCTTCAAATGCCGTACATCCGTCGACATCGTCGCAGATCACACCGTTTCGGCTGCGAATGGCAAGCAGCGGGCGGCCAGCACTTTCGTGCATCGTCTGGCCCATGTGGATTTCATATCCAAGCCCTTCGGCGTCCCCCCAGCGGAATTCGGTCCTGGTGGTGACCTTGGGAGCCTGCAGCACCGTATGCACCGGGAGCAATCCCAGGCCGGTGCTCTCCCCGGGACTTCCCTCGAGGCCTTCCGGATCGGCCACAACCCTTCCGAGCATCTGGTAACCGCCGCAAATCCCCAGCAAATGTCCTCCGGATGTCCCATATTCGATGAGCCGCCCGGCCCATCCCGTTCTCTGCAACCAGGCGATGTCCGCCCGCGTGTTTTTGGATCCGGGCAGGATGAGGGCGCGAAACCCGTCCAGCTTCATGGGCTGCTCGACATACTGCAGTTCGATGCCGGGAATGCGTTTGAGCGGATCGAAATCCGTAAAATTGGAAATGTGCGGCAGCCGGATTACGCCGATGCGATGATCGGCAGCAGACGACGGCACCGCGGGTTTCGGTTTTTCGATGACAACGGAATCTTCGGCTTCGATATCGAAATGGGAAAACCAGGGGACGACACCGTACACTTTCTTCCCGGTTTGGGCCTCGATCCATTGGACGCCATCCGCAAAGAGTTCCGGATCCCCCCGAAAACGATTGATGATGAACCCGGTCACCCGCTCCCGCTCGGCAGGCCCGATACAGGCCAGGGTGCCGATGAGCTGGGCGAAAATGCCGCCCCGGTGGATGTCGCCCACCAGCAGCACCGGTGCATCGGCGTATGCCGCCATCCGAAAATTGACAATGTCTGTTGCCATCAGGTTGACTTCCGCACAGGAGCCGGCCCCTTCGAGAATCACCAGATCATAACGGCTTCGAAGCCGCTCCAGGGCCTCGGAGGCGACCTGAAAAAGACCTTCTTTCATGGTGTGATATGTTTTGGCGCTCGAATTGGCGATGGCCTCGCCCAGCACCACCACCTGGGCACCAATCTCGGAAGTCGGCTTGAGCAGGATCGGGTTCATGTCCGCATGCGGCGCGATACGGGCCGCCTCCGCCTGGACGATCTGGGCCCTGCCCATCTCCAATCCTTCCGGCGTGACCCCGGAATTGTTGGACATGTTCTGGGCCTTGAAGGGAGCCACCCGAACGCCAAGATCGGCGAAATAACGGCAAAGACCGGCCACAAGAACGCTTTTGCCCACGTCCGAACCGGTGCCGAGAACGGCGATGCAGGGTGCGCTCCGCTTCACGGAGCCCCCGGTGTCCAATCGATGCATGATTTCCTTCCATCGTGACGGTTCAGAGCTGGCGGCATCTCCTCAGGCGCTGCGATAAACCTCGTAGGGGCGCCGACCCTGTAGATGAAAATTCGGTGGACATTCGCGAAGAAGCCTCGTGTCGTCATTCCGATGGCAGCCTCGGCCGTCATTCCGGCGGAAGCCGGAATCCAGTTCTGTGGTGGCGGGAATTGGACAAGTTCTGGACCCCGACTTTCGCCTGGGTGACGGGCCCAGGAAACTTCGATTACGATTACGATTACGACAACGACAACGATTATCGCCAGTATTGCGAGGGGGAAGTATTTTTACGAAAAGGGCGACCGGCCGGTCGCCCCTACAGACTGCCGACTGACGTATTTTCACGATCATCCCCCATGCAACCGGGGCTGCGCCCCGTTGGATGAAAGCCTCCAGCGCGACTTTCGAAGGAATCGCCCATGCAGCCGGGGCTGCACCCCGGTTAATGAAAGTCGCAGGAGCAAGCTACAAAAAATGGGAGCCATCCGCTTTCTTCTGACTCCTGACTTCTGACTCCTGACTTCTGACTCCTGACTTCTGATATTCGACTTTCGAAGGAATATGGCGGTATGACAGCAGCCATACTGCCCACTGCCGACTGCCCACTGGCCACTTTCGCAGGAAATGCTCATGGCGGTATCGCCGCCCCCGGGAAATGAAAATGCCAAGGCATCCGTTCAGGCACTACCTACATGCATCCGGGCCGTTACGCAAGCACAGAATGGGCTCCGTAACCCGCAATCCGGATGAAACACCCCCGGAATCCTGGCAGCCGTGTGCACCCAAGTCTTCATTTCGGAACCACGGCATCCAGGAAAGGCCGCCAAACCGCCAGCGCGATCTGTTTGAACCGCCGTGCCACTGCGCCTTGCCGGCTCGAAAACGGATCTTCGGTGCGGTAGACCATCTGAGCGCTCTCCTCCTCAGCCTCTCCGGAGGCGTACTTGCTGCCCTCCCAGGCACCGCGCGCCTTTCGCATCGCTTCATCGTCGGATAGGCCATCAGCGGACAATGCCCGCGCGTATGCAAGGGAGGTTTCCGGAAAAAACGGCAGCGGAAATCCCAGCCCATCGAGGTAGAGATCGATCAGCCCGGCCAGGATGCCATCCGGGGGTTCCGTGAGCGCAGCCAGCGTCATCGACGTGATCCGATCTTTCCCGCGATCCTTTTCGACACCGATCATCCGGCTTGGCATGCGTCTTTCCCGGGGAAGGGCAAGCTGCAGGGCGAGATGGCGAAGCCAGAATTCCATCTGGCGGGAAGCCTTCAGCCGACCGTTATGGCAGACGACCATTCCGATTGGGCCATCCGTGCTGACTCCGGGAATTCTCCCCCGCAGATGCCTTTCGCCCAATGCGATCCGGATGGGCATTTCCCTGCGCTGGATGCCTTCCTGCAAGGCCGCCTCGATGAGCAAATTCGTTCTCATCCGGATCGCACCATATTGCACCTTCCCCATTACGGCAGGCGGCAATTTCCCGCTTCGCCTGATCCGCCGATCGAAGAGCTCCGTATCCGCTCCCGACAAAGCGCAGCCGAGTCGATCGGATTCGATGGCATAACGTTCCAGGGCATCCAGAAACATCGGTTCCCGATCGGACAAGGGAGTTGCAGGGGATTCCAGCCCCAGGCCCAGGGCGGATTTCAGGAAAAAAGCCGTCGGATTCCGGAAAAACCGAACCAGCGCATCGATGTCGATCTCGCGAATCGCTTCCGTTTCTATGGATTCACGGATAAAGGAAGGCCACGGACGTTTGCCGGATACGAGCGCCTTGGCAATCTCAAAATCCGTTGCGGACAGATGCGCAACGGATGCGTCTTTCCGGAAGCCGGCCGGGCTGTAGGCATGCATCGGATGGCTGACCAGAACGGGGCAACCTGCGGCATCAGCTTCCTCAGACGTCCCCGAAACCAGAACATCCATCAGCTCCCGGACCACACCCGAGGGCGGGATGCGGGTACCGCTTTGCACATCCTGGCCGGTATAGGTGATCACGACGGATTTCCGGGCGGAAAGCAGGGCTTCCAGAAACATGTTCCGGTCTTCTTCACGAACGTTGCGATCCCCGATCCGCGGATGTCTGGCCAGCAGATCGAAGGCGTGCCGGGGAGCCTTTCTGGGGAAAGCCCCATCGTTCATGCCGATCAGGCAGACGACGGCGCAGGGAATGTTGCGCATGGGCACCAGATTGCAGAACGTCACGCCGCCGGACCGAAACCCCGAATAGGATGGATGCGCCCGGATATGCTCCTCGAACATCGCCTCGATCAGCTCCACGCCGAAAGCTTGATCCAGTCCGGCCTGAAGGCTTTTTTCCGTTAGCTCGCCCAGCCACTGCCGTATCGGAACCGAGGCATCGGCATAGGCCGCATCCCGCGCAAAAAACGTTTCCAGCCCATCGATCAGGAGCCCCGCCCAATCGGGGATCGAGCGAGATTCGGAAAGCTGCATCACCATCCGGAAAAGGCGTTCGATCACCTCCGCCAGCTCGCCAAGCAGAAGACAATCCTGCCCTTCAATCCCTTCGAAGGGTGCGGTATCCGCAAACAGCCCGGTACCATCCGAGGGCATGGCCGCCCCGAGGAGCATGCGTTCCAGCCCGAATCGCCAACTGTTTTCGGAAAATCCGGAACCGGTGAGCGATTGGCGGTGTGCCGCATCGATCCCCCAACGAATGCCGCTATCCTGGACCCAATCCATCATCCGGTTCAGGTCTTCTTCCTGGAAGCCGAACCGCAACCGGACACAGTCCCTTCCCAGAAAGTCGAACACTTCCTGAACGCTCAGGCGGGATCGGGCCAAACGAAGCATTCCGAGAAATGCGTCCTGAACCTCGGCCTCCATGTGGGGTCTGACATCGCTGAGGCTATAGGGAATATCGATCCCGTCCCGGTCGGCGGAGCCGAAAACGGCATCGATCAGGGCCGCATATCGGCTGATATCCGGGCACATCACGATGACATCGTGCGCCCCCAGATCGGGATGCTTCCGGAAAATGTCGAGCAGGACATCCTTGAGCACCTGAATCTCCCGGTAGGGACCATGGCAGGAATGGATCGTGATGGATCCGTCGGCAAGCAGGGATGGGGGAAAGCTTCCGGGTTGCATCCGGAGAATGTCGGCCTGCAGGCGGGCAAGCAGGGTCGGTGTCGCCGCGTCACCGAGCGGATTGACGAACAACGAGTCATCCGCCTCGTGATAGGATACCCGCTCCTCCAGAAGGTACTGGAAATCCCGACCGATTTTTCCGAGGGAGGCCAGAAGCGGATGCCCTTCCTCCAGGAAAAGGTCTGCATTTTCCACAGCGATATCTTCCATGGATGCCATCTGGACGACCGTTTCCCGCCTGGATCGCACATACGCCCAGTATTGATCGGATGGTGAGGGAACGAACAGGTGGATGTCCATGAAAGAGGCGAAACGATCGAGAAGATCAAAAAACAGGGGCGGAAGTGAGCTGATGCCAAAGAGAACGATCCGGGAAGGGAATCCCTCCGGCGGCGCCCAGCCGTGGGCCAAGCAATCGATCCACCGCCGGGATGCGGATGCAGGATGCTCGCAGCAATCGGTTGAATAAACGGAGCGCCACAGAATCCGCTGCCATTCCATCGTTTCGTCGGTATCTCCGCGGAATGGTTCTTCCCGCTCCCATGCCAGCACCAGATCGCTGCGATAGAGGCTGTATTCGTCGAACAGGCGGGCGATGCGAAGCGCCAGACCATAGAGCGGAGCCGGTTGATCCGGAGAGGCGAGATAGCGGCGGATCGCTGCGAACTCAGGCCGGTCGATCCATTGCATCAGCCGGTTCATGATCCGGAAGGTCAGCGCCTCCTGCTGGAGCCATTGTACTTCTGCAGATCCCAGGGCTTCACACAGGAGCGATTCGATCAGTTCTCTCGGGAAAGGGGTGTACACATTGGCCCAGACCCCGAGTCTGCGGGACATTTCCTGCTCCAGCCAGATCCGGGCGCCATGGCTGTGCACGCATATCCATTCGGCCTGGATCGGATCCGGCAGCGGGACGTGAAACACCGACTCCAGAGCCGGAAGAAGCGCTTCGATACGATTGCTTCGATAGAGATACAGCATGAATGCTATTTTGCCATCAAAATGAACTTCCAGCAAGCATTCGAACGGGCATCCCGAAAGCAGGCAAGCAGCGATGAGACTGTACAGCAGCAAGTCGAATCGCGGCACAGCGAACCTGACAAAGATATCCCTTTGAATGCAAACTGGAATCAGATGTTAACGGCGGGGCGGGAATGATAGTATGGCGGATCGATCCTATCGCTTGTCCCGCAGAAACTGCAGCTTCAGGCCACCGATCGAGATCAGATCGAAATCGTTCAATTGGACCGATTCGCCAACCGTCTCCCCATTGACCTTCGGCTTGGTAAGCCCCTCGATATAGGAAAGGAAAAAACCTTCCGGTCTCCGGGTAATGGTTGCAGCCGTCTGCCCGACCATCAGCCCTTTGACGACAATGTCGGATTGAGGACTTTTGCCGATCCGGACAAGCTTCTTGTCAATGGCATACGTTTCACCGCTGCCGGATAAATACACCAGCGTCGCTTTCGCGTCCTCAACAACCCGCTCACTCTCCACCTGAATGCCCAGATCGTTCCGGAGCGCCTCCTGCATCCGGCCTTCCATCACCATGGTTCGATCGAAACGCGTCTTGGGCTTCGGCCGCGCTTCATCGTCCCGGTACCGGAACATGAGCAGGTGCTTGCCGATCATGATCTTGTCGTTGTGATCGAGCCATTTCGTTTCCACGCGTCTGTTGTTCACGAACGTCCCGTTCTTGCTTTTCAAATCCGTCAGAATGAAGGCGTCACCGACGCAATCGATTTTGGCGTGGTACCCGGACACGACCTGATTGGGGATACAAATATCGTTGTCTTCCCTTCGTCCGATCGTCAGAGCCTTTTCCTTACCGATTTCGAACAATTTCATCGGCTGATTGTTGAAAACCAGAACGAGTACAGGCATAGTCACCTCTCGCACAGATTGAATCCAGGAATGCTCGATGCACCTATCATTTGGATGTCCGGCGAAAGCCCAGGCGAAACAGGCGATGGAAAAACATGGGCAAGCGCCTCATCCGGATCACGATCACCGAAATATTGTCGATACCGCCCCGCTCGTTTGCGAGGGCGACCAGTTGACTGCAGCAATCCAGGGGAGATGCGTGCATCGCCCGGTCACGGATTTCTTCGGCTTCCACCAGATCGCTCAGGCCATCGGAGCATAAAACGATCCGGTCGTTGGGGTAGACATAGGCGTCGCATAGATGCGGGGTCGTCGTTTCGGCCATGCCGATGGCCCGGGTAAGCAGCCCGCCATAGCGCTGCGTGATCTCCGATTCGGCATCCGGATAGTGCCCATGGTATTCCGTTGCGACATTATGCATCATCGAGAGCGTTTCGATGCGATTGCGATGGAACAGATAGATCGGACTGTCGCCAACATTGGCCACTGCGACATGATTGCCCTCGATCCGCACGGCCGCTATGGTGGCCCCCATTCCGTTGTATGCGGGATGCTTCTGCGCCGCTTCGTGAACCAGTCGATTCGATTCCCGGATCCAGGCGGAAAGTTGTATCGCCTGCCTGGAAAGGCCTTTTTCCGCAAGGCCATCATCCGCGTCGGAGTCGCCGGAGACCTGTCCCTGAACCGCGTGCATCAGGCACTCGACAACCATACGACTGGCGATTTCGCCCGCGTTGTGGCCTCCCATGCCATCGGCGACAACAAAGAGCCCGTTGCGATCATCCAGAAACAAGGCATCTTCGTTGGAGGGCCGCTTGAGTCCACGGTCTGTCATTCCAGCGGCTTGATAAGTAATCACGGCTCGTCCCGGCTGTTGGTCGACGCTGAAGGTGGAAAAACCACGGCAAACCAGATTATTGAGCTCTTGCAGCAAACCCGGTGGGCAGCACCGGCTACATGGAACGTCCCAAAACCGGAATCCAACCCACATGATCGGATGTTTTCATATCGAATCCCGAGACAATGATCAATACATTTTCTAAGAAAGTCGAATATCAGGAATCAGGAGTCAGGAGTCAGGAGTCAGGAGTCAGGAGTCAGAAGTCAGGAGTCAGGAGTCAGAAGTCAGGAGTCAGAAGTCAGGAGTCAGGAGTCAGAAGTCAGAAGTCAGAAGTCAGAAGTCAGAAGTCAGAAGTCAGAATAAAAGCGGATGACTCCTGTTTTACCTGCCTCGGTGCCGCGACCTTCATGCATCGGGGTGAAACCCCGGTTGCATGGGGGATTATCGTAAAAATGCAGTAGTCCGAGATTCCAACCCCGGGTTCGACCAAATGCCGCTCCAAAAAGAGAATAAACGGATTGCTTCTCGTCCCGGGTTTAGAAACCCGGGCTACGTTTTCATTGCCAGAGGCGGCGAAAACGCCATGAGCATGAAGCGTGAAAATCCCTCTCCCCGCAACGTTCGGAAGAATCGTTTTCGTTTTCGTTTTCGTTGTCGTTGTCGTTGTCGTTTTCGTTGTCGTTGTCGTTGTCGTAATCGTAATCGTAACTCCCTTGCCCCATCCACCCGTCATGAATGGCGATCAGCGCACCGCCGCTCTTGTCATATCCGGTATCATCGCCGACTCTGACCCATGTTCCGGCCCGTTCTCCGGCCAAATCTCTCCGACCAAAACTCCTTGACAGGTCATGGAGCCGGTGCTAACCAGAACCTTGGCCACGTCTTGCCATGAACCCAACCGGGATGGGTGGACTCCCCATAAGTCTTTCCGATCCCGATTTCCCGTTATTGCCGATGCAGTGCGTTGGCATGATCAGCAAACGAAAACCGCACGAGTGGTATCGCGTTCTCCTTGGTATGAGCGGAAAGGCGATCGTTTTACGATTACGACAACGATTACGACAACGATAGCGACAACGATAGCGACAACGACAACAATAGCGACAACGATTACGATAGCGACAACGATTGCGACAACGATAGCGACAACGATTACGATAGCGATGAGGATAAGGATGAGAATTGATATACATACCCACATTTTTCCGAAAGCCGTCCGACAAAACCGCGAAGCCTTCTTTTCCGGTGAAGCGGCGTTTTCCCTGCTCTATGGCTCACCAAAAGCCGCCATGGTCGGAGCCGAAGAACTCGTGAACACCATGGACGAGCAGGGTATCGAGGTCTCGGTCACTTTCGGTTTTCCCTGGAACCAAATCGAGACCATGCGGATGCATAACGACGATGTTCTTGAAGCGGGCGCCCGGTTTCCCGGAAGGCTGATTCCCTTCTGCTGTGCGGCAATCGACGATCCGCAAGCCGGGGCAGAAGCTCGGCGCTGCCTTGCCGCTGGCGCCAAAGGCATCGGCGAGCTGGCGCTGTATCGATCCCGGATGGATGAAAAGGCCCTGGATGCCATGACAGAGATCATGCAGGCTGCAAGCGATCATGACGTTCCGGTTCTGATCCATACCAACGAACCCATCGGCCATGCTTATCCCGGCAAAGCGGCCATGAGCATCGAGGAAATCGATGGGCTGCTGCGCCGTTTTCCGCAAAACCGCATCATTCTGGCCCACTGGGGAGGCGGCATTTTTTTCTATGGTCTGCTGAAAAAGCAAATGAAAGAGCGTTTCGCCAACGTGTGGTTCGATACGGCCGCCTCCCCTTTCTTATACGACAAGCACATCTACGGAATCGCCGCACAGATCGTCGGAGCGGATAAGATTCTTTTCGGAAGCGATTTTCCCCTGATCAAACCGGAGCGTTACAGAAAAGAAATGGCGGAATCGGACATCAACCCCGGCCTGATCACAGCCATCATGGGTGAAAACAGCCGGCGGTTGCTCAGGATATGATTTCCCAGAGCCTCTGGGCAACCGGCTTCAACCGTTGCCTGTAGGCCGGCGGTACGGCCCAATACCGGATCGGGCTGTTGGCGACGACAAGAGGAGATGCTGCGCACTCCTGGCCGAAGACCAGTGGTACGACATCGATCAGGTTTCCCGTAAACCCGCCGTGATCGAGATGTTCGATGGCTTGCAGAAAAATGGTGTTCATCCAGATCAGCCACTGCGGCTGTTCGGCAAAACCCCGGCTTGCACAGGCGGAGGCCGATAGCATGCACCTGCAGGCAAAAGGCCTTCCATCATAGATCGAGCAGCGATCGTCCGAAAGCAGCAGCGGGCAAGGATCGTTGTATGCCACAGGCGCCGGTTCCCGGCCGTCTTGCCCCGGATCTTCATCGGTTGAAAGGCCGTTGTTGATGCTTTCGGTTGGTATCGAACGGGGTGCCTGCCGGGCCCCGTCCAGACGGCTGCAGACCCAGGCCGCCGTATCATCCGGGATGCGGGCTCGCATCCAGAGCGCTTCAAGCCGTGTCATCCATACATGGCGTGTACAGCAGGCGGCACACCCTGCAGCACAGGAAACTTGAAGTTTCGACATCAGCGCATCATAATAGCGATATACGGCATCCAGACGTTGCAATCGGAACGGTTCGATTTCGACCCCGCACCTGCCCTGGTTGTCCGGTCGCAAAACCGATTTCATTCCGCTGAAAGGAGACACGATGGCATCACCCGTTTATTTTATGGACCTGCGCACCAAGCACAAGGAGAATCTGCTGCAGAAACTCGTTCGCCTGGCGCAGAGTG
This genomic window from Desulfatirhabdium butyrativorans DSM 18734 contains:
- a CDS encoding PP2C family protein-serine/threonine phosphatase, with product MITYQAAGMTDRGLKRPSNEDALFLDDRNGLFVVADGMGGHNAGEIASRMVVECLMHAVQGQVSGDSDADDGLAEKGLSRQAIQLSAWIRESNRLVHEAAQKHPAYNGMGATIAAVRIEGNHVAVANVGDSPIYLFHRNRIETLSMMHNVATEYHGHYPDAESEITQRYGGLLTRAIGMAETTTPHLCDAYVYPNDRIVLCSDGLSDLVEAEEIRDRAMHASPLDCCSQLVALANERGGIDNISVIVIRMRRLPMFFHRLFRLGFRRTSK
- a CDS encoding amidohydrolase family protein, whose protein sequence is MRIDIHTHIFPKAVRQNREAFFSGEAAFSLLYGSPKAAMVGAEELVNTMDEQGIEVSVTFGFPWNQIETMRMHNDDVLEAGARFPGRLIPFCCAAIDDPQAGAEARRCLAAGAKGIGELALYRSRMDEKALDAMTEIMQAASDHDVPVLIHTNEPIGHAYPGKAAMSIEEIDGLLRRFPQNRIILAHWGGGIFFYGLLKKQMKERFANVWFDTAASPFLYDKHIYGIAAQIVGADKILFGSDFPLIKPERYRKEMAESDINPGLITAIMGENSRRLLRI